Part of the Thermodesulfobacteriota bacterium genome, CGACTGCGGCATCGTGGGCATGGATACGCTCATGGAAGAAGTCCACTCGCTCTACGAGCCGCTCGACCTCGGCATCGGGAAATGCAAGCTCGTGGTCGCGGCCCCGAACGGCTTTCAATACTCCACGACGAAATCGCTCCGGGTGGCCACGAAATACCCGCGGCTGACGAGGGAATATTTTTCGGGCAAGGGGATCGGCGCCGAGATAGTAAAGCTCTACGGCTCCGTCGAGCTCGCGCCCATAGTGGGCCTTTCCGACGTCATAGTCGACCTCACGGCAACGGGCGAGACGCTCAGGAAGAATAACCTCACGGAGCTCGAAACGATAGCCGAAATAACGGCGAGGCTGGTCGTGAACAGGGTCAGCATGAAGGTCAAGTCCGAAGAGATAAAAGAGCTCATCGTTAAGCTTAAGAAAGTGAGATAAGGCGCTCCGGGCCCGGTTTTCAAGGGCCCCGGGACGCCCGGCCGGGCCTCGAAGCCGTAGATACAACATCCCATCCCATCCAATCTTAAGGCCGGATTAAGACCCGCTCCCCCGGGTTAAAAAGAACTTCCATACTCCGGCGCTTTTCGTTAGACTTTACTTTTATGCCTTTTGCCCGAATCCGCCGCCCGCCCCGGCGCGGCGCGGCAACCAAAAGGAGAACCGCTATGGAAGCAAAAACCAAAATCCGCAGGCAGGAAAGCCCCGAAGAGAAAAGAAGATACGACAAAGCAGGCATTCCGGAGAGGGATTACCTTAGGGAAAGCTACAGGGCAGTGAGGGATTTCTCGCTCTTCCTGTCGGCCCCGCTCGAAACCGAGGACTTCGTCATACAGTCGATGCCCGACGCGAGCCCGACGAAATGGCACCTCGCGCACACGAGCTGGTTCTTCGAGACCTTCGTACTGTCGAAGGCGGTCAAGGGGTATAAATCGCCGAGCCCGCAGTACGCATACCTTTTCAATTCATACTACATACAGGCGGGGGAAAGGCATCTCCGCCCCAAGCGCGGGCTGATATCGCGGCCCACCGTCCGGGAAACGCTCGACTACAGGCGTCACGTGGACGAGCACATGATGCGCTTTTTCTCCGGGGCGAACGAGAAGGCATGGAAGGAGCTCGCGCCCTCCATCGAGATAGGAATACACCACGAGCAGCAGCACCAGGAGCTCATAGTCACCGACATCAAGCACGTGTTCTCCGAAAACCCGCTCCGCCCGGTTTACTCCGGCGGCGCCGAGAGAAAGGGCCCCCGAACGGACGTCCCGAACAAATGGGTCCCGTTCGACGGCGGTATCCACACCATAGGCCGCGAGGACGGCGGCTTCGGCTACGACAACGAATACCCGTCCCACAAGGTATATCTCGAGCCTTTCAAAATAAACTCGAGGCTCGTCACCAACCGCGAATACATGGAATTCATGGAGGACGGCGGCTACGGGAACGGCGCGCTATGGCTCTCCGAGGGCTGGGCGAAGATCCAGTCCACCGGGTGGAATGCGCCGTTCTACTGGGAAAGTGATGGGGATAAATGGCGTTATTTCACTCTCTCCGGCATGCGCGACGTCGACCCCGACGAGCCCGTCTGCCACGTTTCATACTTCGAGGCCGACGCCTTCGCCAGGTGGGCCGGCGCGAGGCTCCCGACGGAAGCCGAATGGGAAGTCGCCGCGGACGGCGTCCCCATCGAGGGGAATTTCGTCGAGGAAAAGGCGTTTCATCCCGTCCCTGCAAGCGCCCCGGGCAAGGGCCCGCTCATCCAGATGTACGGCGACGTCTGGGAGTGGACGCAGAGCGCATATGCGTCCTATCCCGGGTTCAAAACGCTCCCCGGCGCACTCGGAGAATATAACGGAAAGTTCATGTGTAACCAGCTCGTCCTCCGGGGCGGCTCGTGCGCGACGTCCGGGACGCATATAAGAAAGACGTACAGGAATTTCTTCCCGCCCGACGCGAGATGGCAGTTCATGGGTATAAGACTGGCCTCGGACGACGTATAATTATAGAGGCGGAGAATCCCGAACGGGTTTTTCTCCATCTTACGTATACAGGGCTATGAACAAGAACCTACTCAGAGTCGAAAAATACGAGCCGGAAGTCGAGGCCCTCATTGACGAGGT contains:
- the hisG gene encoding ATP phosphoribosyltransferase, with the protein product MITLALARGRLLDEEVALLTKAGYPVGNMIKDSRKLIFEYPNLNMRIFIIRPTDIPSYVEYGAADCGIVGMDTLMEEVHSLYEPLDLGIGKCKLVVAAPNGFQYSTTKSLRVATKYPRLTREYFSGKGIGAEIVKLYGSVELAPIVGLSDVIVDLTATGETLRKNNLTELETIAEITARLVVNRVSMKVKSEEIKELIVKLKKVR
- the egtB gene encoding ergothioneine biosynthesis protein EgtB, which encodes MEAKTKIRRQESPEEKRRYDKAGIPERDYLRESYRAVRDFSLFLSAPLETEDFVIQSMPDASPTKWHLAHTSWFFETFVLSKAVKGYKSPSPQYAYLFNSYYIQAGERHLRPKRGLISRPTVRETLDYRRHVDEHMMRFFSGANEKAWKELAPSIEIGIHHEQQHQELIVTDIKHVFSENPLRPVYSGGAERKGPRTDVPNKWVPFDGGIHTIGREDGGFGYDNEYPSHKVYLEPFKINSRLVTNREYMEFMEDGGYGNGALWLSEGWAKIQSTGWNAPFYWESDGDKWRYFTLSGMRDVDPDEPVCHVSYFEADAFARWAGARLPTEAEWEVAADGVPIEGNFVEEKAFHPVPASAPGKGPLIQMYGDVWEWTQSAYASYPGFKTLPGALGEYNGKFMCNQLVLRGGSCATSGTHIRKTYRNFFPPDARWQFMGIRLASDDV